In a single window of the Melioribacteraceae bacterium genome:
- a CDS encoding aminoglycoside 6-adenylyltransferase, translating to MIQTKFADKVKRILEKDNSVIGLAAAGSWITKELDEFSDLDLILVTKEKISTNKSKMLEYANRFGTLLTGFTGEHVGEPRLLICLYDDPLLHVDIKFLIIEEFHSRIETPIILLDNESQLLNAISKSEAKFPYPDYQWIEDRFWIWVHYALLKIGRGEYFEAFDFFSFLRMTVLGPLLHINNQNLPRGVRKVETQLKEEDFSDLKMTLPSYERQSLLNCLRSSVTLYRKLRSKLFPENIVFQNRTEEKVMHYFDEIEKLD from the coding sequence ATGATTCAAACTAAGTTCGCGGATAAAGTAAAGAGAATTTTGGAGAAAGATAATTCTGTAATTGGATTAGCTGCTGCCGGTTCTTGGATCACAAAAGAACTAGATGAATTTTCAGACCTTGACTTAATATTAGTTACAAAAGAAAAAATCTCTACCAATAAATCAAAAATGCTTGAGTATGCAAATAGGTTTGGTACGCTTCTTACCGGATTTACAGGTGAGCATGTGGGGGAACCTCGATTATTAATTTGCCTTTATGACGATCCTCTCCTTCATGTAGATATTAAGTTTTTAATAATTGAGGAATTTCACTCGCGTATTGAGACTCCCATAATTTTACTTGATAATGAATCTCAATTACTAAATGCAATTTCAAAATCTGAAGCAAAATTTCCATATCCAGATTACCAGTGGATTGAGGATCGATTTTGGATTTGGGTTCATTATGCATTATTAAAAATTGGACGCGGTGAATATTTCGAAGCTTTCGATTTTTTTAGCTTTTTGCGTATGACTGTCTTGGGTCCATTGCTTCACATAAATAATCAAAACCTGCCTCGAGGAGTAAGAAAAGTAGAAACACAACTCAAAGAGGAGGATTTTTCCGACTTAAAAATGACACTCCCCTCATATGAAAGGCAATCGCTTCTAAATTGTCTGCGCAGTTCAGTTACACTATACAGAAAGTTACGCTCCAAACTTTTTCCGGAGAATATTGTTTTTCAAAACCGAACCGAAGAAAAGGTAATGCACTATTTTGATGAAATTGAAAAGTTAGATTAA
- a CDS encoding deoxyribodipyrimidine photo-lyase, producing MIMNPKRISILADYPIKLGPVVYWMQRDQRVNDNWALIYAQQQALENNSPLIVVFNLVPDFLDATIRQYDFMIRGLKEVEKTLLKYNIPFILLAGKPTETIPRFINENKTSLLVTDFNPLKIVRAWKKDIVSKINLPFHEVDAHNIVPLHQVSDKQEFAAYTIRPKIQKLLPDYLDEFPSLIKMKNKIDAPTTDWDSLYKSLKINFDVKTIDWLKPGEEAANKLLHHFINNKFIKYGTDRNFPTEDAQSNLSPYFHFGQIAPQRVALTIQPLTEYVESHESFLEEMIIRRELADNFCYFNDNYDSFDGFHKWAQDSLNLHRKDKRDYTYTLEHFENAKTHDELWNAAQLEMVNKGKMHGYMRMYWAKKILEWTRTPEEALQIAIYLNDKYELDGRDPNGYTGIAWSIGGVHDRPWFERPVYGKIRYMNYNGCAKKFDVKKYIAVNIII from the coding sequence ATGATTATGAATCCAAAAAGAATTTCAATTCTAGCTGATTATCCAATAAAATTAGGACCGGTAGTGTACTGGATGCAACGTGATCAGCGTGTAAATGATAATTGGGCATTGATTTATGCACAGCAACAAGCGTTAGAAAATAACTCACCACTTATTGTTGTTTTTAACTTAGTACCAGATTTTTTAGATGCGACAATCAGGCAATACGATTTTATGATTCGAGGATTAAAGGAAGTTGAAAAAACTTTATTAAAGTATAATATTCCCTTTATTTTACTTGCTGGAAAACCCACTGAAACAATTCCAAGATTTATTAATGAGAATAAAACAAGTTTATTGGTAACTGATTTTAATCCATTAAAAATAGTACGAGCTTGGAAAAAAGATATAGTTTCAAAAATCAACCTTCCTTTTCATGAAGTGGATGCTCACAATATTGTTCCCTTGCATCAAGTGTCGGATAAGCAGGAATTTGCGGCATATACTATCCGTCCCAAAATTCAAAAGCTTCTTCCCGATTATTTGGATGAGTTTCCTTCACTAATAAAGATGAAAAACAAAATTGACGCACCGACAACAGACTGGGACAGTCTGTATAAATCATTAAAAATAAATTTCGATGTTAAAACAATTGATTGGCTGAAACCAGGTGAAGAAGCCGCTAACAAATTATTGCATCATTTCATTAATAATAAGTTTATTAAATATGGTACTGATAGAAACTTCCCAACTGAGGACGCTCAATCAAATCTATCCCCCTATTTTCATTTTGGGCAGATTGCACCTCAAAGAGTTGCACTAACAATTCAGCCATTAACTGAATATGTAGAATCTCACGAATCATTTTTAGAAGAAATGATTATTAGAAGAGAATTAGCAGATAACTTTTGCTACTTTAATGATAATTATGATTCATTTGATGGATTTCATAAATGGGCGCAAGATTCACTAAATCTCCACCGAAAAGATAAACGAGATTACACATATACATTAGAACATTTTGAGAATGCAAAAACTCATGATGAACTCTGGAATGCCGCCCAATTAGAAATGGTTAATAAAGGGAAGATGCACGGTTACATGAGAATGTACTGGGCAAAAAAAATACTCGAGTGGACACGTACGCCTGAAGAAGCACTGCAGATTGCTATTTATTTAAATGATAAATATGAATTGGATGGAAGAGATCCAAATGGTTACACCGGGATCGCATGGTCAATTGGAGGAGTGCACGACCGCCCATGGTTTGAGCGCCCTGTTTATGGAAAAATACGATATATGAATTACAATGGTTGTGCAAAAAAATTTGATGTAAAAAAGTATATTGCGGTAAACATTATAATATAA
- a CDS encoding SdiA-regulated domain-containing protein: MSKRIFFTVVVILTLFICGFNILHNDKAAEYNFNKPSIAHTLPAILHEVSGITYLNSNSIACVQDEKGIVFMYDFVQGRIIREFSFGEDGDYEGITKVGNKLYVLRSDGTLFEISEYESSNYKVKSYTTGIPAEDNEGLCYDQLNNRLLIACKSKIGKGSEYKDKRAIYSFDLKTKKLSKSPVFNFDLNIIYRFMEENAITVPTKSKKKSGKIESSLKFRTSAIAIHPISKKLYLLSAADYLLFIFNMNGSVEQIEKLNPVRFNKAEGITFLENGDMLISNEGESADPTLLLFNNKNNN, translated from the coding sequence ATGTCGAAAAGAATATTTTTTACTGTCGTTGTAATCTTAACTCTTTTTATATGCGGGTTTAACATCTTGCATAATGATAAAGCGGCTGAATACAATTTCAACAAGCCAAGTATAGCCCACACACTTCCGGCAATTTTGCATGAAGTCTCCGGAATCACTTATCTCAATTCGAATTCAATTGCTTGTGTACAGGATGAGAAAGGGATAGTTTTTATGTATGATTTTGTGCAAGGAAGAATTATAAGAGAATTTTCATTTGGTGAGGATGGGGATTATGAAGGGATTACAAAAGTCGGCAATAAACTTTATGTACTAAGAAGTGACGGTACCTTGTTTGAAATTTCAGAATATGAGTCTAGTAATTATAAAGTAAAGTCCTACACCACCGGCATTCCTGCTGAGGATAATGAAGGTTTATGTTACGATCAACTAAACAACCGACTTTTGATTGCCTGCAAAAGTAAAATAGGTAAGGGTTCCGAGTACAAAGATAAAAGAGCGATTTATAGCTTTGATTTGAAAACAAAGAAACTGAGTAAGTCCCCGGTTTTCAACTTTGATTTAAATATCATCTATAGATTTATGGAAGAGAATGCCATTACGGTTCCAACAAAATCAAAAAAGAAGAGTGGTAAAATAGAATCAAGTTTGAAATTTCGAACATCGGCAATTGCCATTCATCCAATTTCAAAAAAGTTATACTTGCTATCTGCTGCTGATTATTTACTTTTTATATTCAATATGAATGGAAGTGTAGAGCAAATCGAGAAGTTGAATCCGGTTAGATTTAATAAAGCCGAGGGAATTACATTTCTTGAGAATGGAGATATGCTGATATCTAATGAAGGTGAAAGTGCCGATCCGACATTATTACTATTTAATAATAAGAATAATAATTAA
- a CDS encoding DUF1801 domain-containing protein — translation MIKIKPRNIDEFISNYPQDIQLLLEKMRSTIKEAAPGVQEKISYGIPTFILNGNLVHFAPYKNHIGFYPSPSGIQAFQKELTRYKSSKGAIQFPIDEPLPLKLISRIVKFRVKENLGKTKRKGNL, via the coding sequence ATGATAAAAATTAAACCTCGAAATATTGATGAATTTATTTCAAATTATCCTCAAGATATTCAGCTGCTCTTGGAAAAAATGCGTTCAACAATTAAAGAAGCCGCGCCAGGTGTCCAGGAAAAAATTAGCTACGGCATCCCAACTTTTATACTGAATGGTAATTTAGTACACTTTGCCCCGTATAAAAATCATATTGGATTTTATCCTTCTCCATCAGGTATTCAGGCATTTCAAAAGGAACTTACTCGTTATAAGAGTTCAAAAGGGGCAATTCAGTTTCCAATTGATGAACCCCTTCCTCTCAAGTTGATAAGTAGGATCGTAAAATTTAGAGTCAAAGAAAATTTGGGGAAAACAAAAAGGAAAGGGAATTTATGA
- a CDS encoding fasciclin domain-containing protein produces MKNRLISSMLFVFLLAVTVSAQNKDIVTVAVEAGSFKTLTTAITEAGLVETLKGKGPFTVFAPTDEAFAKLPKGTLEGLLKDKEALKNVLLYHVVSGNVSSKDVVKLDKAKTAGGKDVMIKVKDGKVYINKSVVTTADVEASNGVIHIIDTVLIPKEDKKKSY; encoded by the coding sequence ATGAAAAATAGATTGATCTCCTCAATGTTGTTTGTGTTCTTGTTGGCTGTAACTGTATCGGCTCAGAATAAGGACATTGTTACCGTTGCAGTAGAAGCAGGAAGTTTCAAGACTTTAACGACTGCAATAACTGAAGCAGGTCTAGTAGAAACATTGAAAGGAAAAGGCCCATTTACAGTATTCGCCCCTACAGATGAAGCATTCGCAAAACTCCCAAAGGGAACACTTGAAGGATTGTTAAAAGATAAAGAAGCACTAAAAAATGTTCTTCTATATCATGTTGTAAGTGGAAATGTTTCCTCCAAGGATGTTGTGAAGCTTGATAAAGCTAAAACCGCTGGTGGCAAAGATGTAATGATAAAAGTAAAAGATGGAAAAGTGTACATCAATAAATCTGTTGTTACAACTGCTGATGTTGAAGCTTCAAATGGTGTAATTCACATTATTGATACCGTTCTGATTCCAAAAGAAGACAAAAAGAAATCCTACTAA
- a CDS encoding TlpA family protein disulfide reductase produces the protein MKNISYSIVLLLIIILFTSSNNYSQQNQLKVETIDKIKLEKLIKERNGKFLLLNLWATWCAPCREEFPDLVKLSDNFKSKNLEVVGISMDYPEEINSKIIPFLKKQNVSFKNYVNGFEKDEHLINAIDTSWIGAIPATVIYDEKGKKVAFFEGKKSYDEFVKQISLVRKK, from the coding sequence ATGAAGAACATTTCTTATTCCATTGTATTACTTTTAATTATAATTCTCTTCACAAGTAGTAATAATTACTCCCAACAGAACCAATTAAAAGTAGAAACAATTGACAAGATCAAACTTGAAAAACTAATAAAAGAGCGGAACGGAAAGTTTCTGCTCTTAAATTTATGGGCTACCTGGTGTGCTCCGTGCAGAGAAGAATTCCCCGATTTGGTTAAACTATCTGATAACTTTAAAAGCAAAAATCTTGAAGTTGTAGGAATTAGTATGGATTATCCGGAAGAGATTAATTCCAAAATTATTCCCTTTTTGAAAAAGCAAAACGTAAGCTTTAAAAACTATGTAAATGGATTTGAAAAAGATGAGCATTTAATAAATGCGATTGACACAAGCTGGATTGGAGCAATACCGGCAACAGTTATTTATGATGAAAAGGGAAAAAAAGTAGCTTTCTTTGAAGGGAAAAAAAGTTATGATGAATTTGTAAAACAAATTAGCCTGGTACGAAAAAAATAA
- a CDS encoding DinB family protein encodes MNILKSINMLIVERNLILQAVDNLTDEQLFQIPESRKNNILWNLGHIIATQQVLHYTLSHLEMRIPREYFSMFATGSSPIKWDEAPDVQKIKLYLTELPSQFITDYTSGLFKDFRTYKTSTGVVLNCLEDAITFNHFHEGVHTGIIMEMIKQIKT; translated from the coding sequence ATGAATATTCTTAAATCTATAAATATGTTGATTGTTGAGAGAAACTTAATTTTACAAGCCGTTGATAATCTAACCGATGAACAATTGTTTCAGATTCCGGAAAGCAGGAAGAACAATATTTTGTGGAATCTTGGGCATATAATTGCCACACAACAGGTTCTTCATTACACGCTTTCTCATCTAGAAATGAGAATACCGCGCGAATATTTTTCAATGTTTGCGACCGGTTCTTCCCCAATAAAATGGGATGAGGCACCGGACGTTCAAAAAATTAAATTGTATTTGACTGAACTGCCTTCTCAATTTATAACAGATTACACCAGTGGGCTTTTTAAAGATTTTCGAACATATAAAACCTCAACCGGAGTTGTACTTAATTGTCTCGAGGATGCAATAACCTTTAATCATTTTCATGAAGGAGTTCACACCGGAATAATTATGGAAATGATCAAGCAAATCAAAACCTAG